A portion of the Syngnathoides biaculeatus isolate LvHL_M chromosome 7, ASM1980259v1, whole genome shotgun sequence genome contains these proteins:
- the LOC133503367 gene encoding N-acetyllactosaminide beta-1,3-N-acetylglucosaminyltransferase 3-like isoform X1: protein MAVSMEGSLCGRERCATPARHARGEHSAGVTLVSRMIHLRPRTWLLFGSLSVLIIHLLIDLIDRKNIHFQAVMGEHHNTVVETANKTLSFTWPREACHQNMSVANISGFAALPGGIKDFLYYRHCRQFPMLLDLPQKCGGADQSSDVFLLLVIKSSPANYDRREVLRKTWAEERLHNGVWIRRVFLSGTTNHGFEKMRLNKLLQIEQHEYKDILQWDFADSFYNLTLKQVLFLEWMERNCPNARFLLNGDDDVFANTDNMVEFLQSLQDNDGSKHLFTGHLIQNVGPIRLPESKYYIPVQVQESDSYPPYCGGGGFLLSGYTASVIYKMSRSITILPIDDVYMGMCLAKAGIGPSSHMGVKTAGLYIPASNLDGYDPCYYKEMLLVHRFLPAQMYLMWHRIHDHAHKCGPSGEKTPAVIHK from the exons ATGGCAGTCTCGATGGAAGGATCTCTATGTGGAAGAGAACGATGCGCAACTCCTGCGAGGCATGCAAGAGGGGAGCACTCTGCCGGTGTGACACT AGTTTCAAGGATGATACACTTGAGACCCCGTACATGGTTGCTGTTTGGAAGTCTAAGTGTGCTTATCATCCATCTGCTTATAGATTTGATTGACCGTAAGAACATTCACTTCCAAGCAGTCATGGGAGAGCATCACAATACAGTAGTGGAGACCGCCAACAAAACCTTATCCTTCACCTGGCCAAGGGAAGCTTGTCACCAAAACATGTCTGTCGCCAACATCTCAGGCTTTGCTGCTCTCCCTGGTGGTATTAAAGACTTTCTGTACTATCGCCACTGCCGGCAATTCCCTATGCTGCTGGACCTTCCTCAAAAATGTGGCGGAGCCGATCAATCAAGCGATGTTTTCCTACTACTGGTCATTAAAAGCTCTCCCGCAAACTACGATCGCCGGGAGGTGCTGCGCAAGACGTGGGCTGAGGAGCGATTACATAACGGGGTCTGGATCAGACGAGTTTTTCTTTCGGGTACGACGAATCACGGTTTTGAGAAGATGAGGCTCAACAAGCTCCTTCAAATAGAGCAGCACGAGTACAAAGACATCCTCCAGTGGGACTTCGCTGACTCCTTCTACAACCTCACCTTGAAACAAGTGCTTTTCCTGGAGTGGATGGAAAGAAACTGTCCGAACGCTCGCTTCTTGTTAAATGGTGACGATGACGTTTTTGCCAACACTGACAATATGGTGGAATTCCTCCAGAGCCTTCAAGACAACGACGGGAGCAAACATCTCTTCACTGGTCACCTGATCCAGAATGTAGGGCCCATTAGGTTACCCGAGAGCAAGTATTACATTCCGGTTCAAGTGCAGGAGTCGGACTCCTATCCACCGTATTGTGGGGGCGGGGGCTTCCTGCTGTCAGGCTACACAGCTTCAGTCATATACAAGATGTCCCGATCCATTACCATTCTTCCCATAGATGATGTTTACATGGGAATGTGCCTTGCTAAGGCAGGGATCGGCCCAAGTTCCCATATGGGAGTGAAGACAGCGGGACTGTACATCCCTGCCAGCAATCTCGACGGATACGACCCTTGCTACTATAAGGAAATGCTGCTGGTCCACCGATTCCTTCCGGCCCAGATGTACCTCATGTGGCACAGAATACATGACCATGCTCACAAATGTGGTCcatctggggaaaaaacacCTGCAGTAATTCACAAATGA
- the jak3 gene encoding tyrosine-protein kinase JAK2 isoform X1 has protein sequence MDLSEEEFTPLMIRDRRGSQRSSSSIASGLQVHLYFFPPRKDATTIHISSGQMSAENVCIQAAKRSGILPVYQSLFGLASGDLSFWYPPSHIFNTEENLQVHFRVRFFFGNWYGQGPRMSYRYNLTRDRISPVLDYSVIDYLFAQVRSDFVSGEAGVAPPLSVQEECLGLAVLDLWRLAKEQHQSVRDLCKIVSYKSCLPETHRHDIQKRNRLDRYRIRHTLKRFLKKLGNCSVDECCLKLKYLVEMAGIVPTLGSEVYHISAGSSNSNGMFTYVKVTGETGIQTSGSCHPDGSLEWQTFCDFQDIIAISLKRVSHEQEDSRLVTVFRHDDRYMEANFKSLKKALSFVSLLDGYFRLTTDSTHYFCQDTVPESILEGIRNHFHGPITSEFAVDKLKKSDVKSGTFLLRQSPKDFDNFYLTVCIQTPLGLDYKDCLIVKNDNYRLPGVQKSFSSLRELTSFYQQHKLLLDNVPAKLGYCCPPQPKELTNLIVIRNGIPVEAQGSPTPERKRFCHIQFHMIKYEDLRWGESLGQGSFTRVFKGYKTDIRDGEKHVTDVLLKELDSAHKNCWESFFEAASIMSQISHKHLLLVYGISVHGTKNIMVQEFVKYGALDLYLKRGRSMSVSWKLDVVKQLACALNFLEEKNIVHGNIRAKNLLLAREGDVSQASSPFIKLSDPGVSVAMIGRDVILDRIPWVAPEVLEAPDKLTLASDKWSFGATVWEIFNSGKAPLHDWDLQQKQQFYESFLQLAPSQWTELAELISQCMNYKAAFRPSCRSLIRELNSLITSDYVILHATEPVTLNPMCHASSPALQDQTLFEYRHLRYISLLGKGNFGSVELCRYDPLGDNTGEMVAVKKLQPSKQSSLEDFRKEIKTLSMMSCDYIVKYKGVCYSMGRLNMSLVMEYLPHGSLIVYTENNRHNINTRRLLLFASQICKGMAYLQTLRYVHRDLAARNILVASESLVKIADFGLTKIVPLDKEYYRVKQPGESPIFWYAPESINDFRFSQKSDVWSFGVVLHELFSYCDTDANPKKLCIQRIGTNVHGLSISIHLLNILKDNWRLPPPPNCPPKVYGLMRQCWVYNFEERPCFSSLEDQIEVIMREERENLRG, from the exons ACTTCAGAGTCAG GTTTTTCTTTGGAAACTGGTATGGACAAGGACCAAGAATGTCGTACCGCTACAATCTGACCAGAGACAGAATAAGTCCTGTACTTGACTACTCTGTCATTGACTATCTCTTTGCACag GTACGAAGTGACTTTGTCTCGGGCGAAGCCGGAGTGGCTCCACCATTAAGCGTTCAAGAAGAATGCCTTGGCCTGGCAGTTCTGGACCTGTGGCGGTTGGCAAAGGAGCAGCATCAGAGCGTAAGGGACCTCTGCAAGATTGTCAG CTACAAATCTTGCCTTCCTGAAACACACCGCCACGACATCCAGAAGCGGAATCGCCTGGATCGCTATCGAATCAGACATACTCTCAAGCGTTTCCTAAAGAAGCTTGGAAACTGTTCTGTGGATGAGTGCTGCCTGAAACTAAAATACTTGGTCGAAATGGCTGGCATTGTTCCTACCTTGGGAAGTGAAGTCTACCACATCAGCGCTGGTTCTTCCAATTCCAATGGAATGTTCACTTATGTGAAGGTCACTGGGGAAACTGGAATTCAAACCAGCGGAAGTTGTCATCCTGATGGTTCCTTG GAGTGGCAGACTTTCTGTGATTTCCAGGACATCATTGCCATCAGTCTGAAGAGGGTATCTCATGAGCAGGAGGACAGCAGGTTGGTGACTGTGTTTCGTCATGACGACAGATACATG GAAGCCAATTTCAAGAGTCTCAAAAAAGCACTGTCATTTGTGTCACTTCTTGACGGCTACTTCAGACTGACCACTGACTCTACCCACTACTTCTGTCAGGACACTGTGCCTGAAAGTATTCTGGAGGGTATCAGAAACCATTTTCATGGCCCAATTAC GTCGGAGTTTGCAGTCGACAAGTTGAAAAAATCTGACGTTAAAAGTGGAACATTCCTACTCCGGCAGAGTCCCAAAGATTTTGATAACTTTTACCTCACTGTCTGTATCCAG ACTCCTCTTGGACTTGATTATAAAGACTGTCTCATCGTGAAGAATGACAACTACCGTCTTCCTGGTGTCCAGAAGTCCTTTTCCAGTTTAAGAGAGCTCACTAGCTTTTACCAACAACACAAACTTCTTTTGGATAATGTTCCTGCCAAGCTCGGCTATTGCTGTCCACCCCAGCCCAAAG AGCTCACAAATCTCATCGTCATACGTAACGGCATCCCTGTTGAGGCTCAAGGGTCCCCAACACCTGAGAGGAAAAGGTTCTGTCATATTCAGTTCCACATGATCAAATATGAAGACCTAAGATGG GGGGAGAGCCTTGGACAGGGATCTTTTACTCGAGTTTTTAAAGGCTACAAAACTGACATTCGTGATGGGGAGAAACATGTGACGGACGTTCTCCTCAAAGAACTTGATAGTGCTCACAAAAACTGCTGGGAA TCATTTTTTGAAGCTGCCAGCATAATGAGTCAAATCTCACACAAACACCTCCTCTTGGTTTATGGCATCAGTGTCCATGGAACAAAAA ACATAATGGTCCAAGAGTTTGTAAAGTATGGAGCCCTCGACCTTTATCTGAAAAGGGGGAGATCCATGTCAGTGAGCTGGAAACTTGACGTCGTCAAACAGCTTGCTTGCGCCCTCAACTTTCTG gaagaaaagaacatTGTTCACGGAAACATTCGTGCAAAAAATCTTTTACTGGCCAGAGAAGGTGACGTGTCTCAGGCCAGCTCTCCTTTTATCAAGCTAAGCGACCCCGGCGTCAGCGTTGCAATGATAGGCAGAGATG TTATCTTGGACAGGATTCCGTGGGTGGCCCCTGAGGTGCTGGAGGCACCAGACAAGCTAACCTTGGCGTCTGATAAATGGAGCTTTGGAGCCACTGTGTGGGAGATCTTCAACAGTGGCAAAGCCCCACTGCATGACTGGGACCTTCAACAG AAGCAGCAGTTTTATGAGAGTTTCCTCCAGCTGGCGCCCTCTCAATGGACGGAGCTGGCCGAGCTGATCAGCCAATGTATGAACTACAAAGCGGCCTTTCGACCTTCATGTCGCAGCCTCATCCGTGAGCTCAACAGTCTCATCACATCAG ACTATGTGATACTTCATGCCACTGAGCCTGTAACCCTCAACCCAATGTGTCACGCATCCAGTCCCGCCCTTCAGGATCAGACACTATTTGAGTACAGACACCTACGTTACATCTCCCTACTGGGAAAG GGAAACTTTGGAAGTGTCGAACTGTGTCGTTACGACCCACTGGGAGACAACACAGGTGAGATGGTTGCTGTGAAGAAGTTACAGCCCAGTAAGCAATCAAGCCTGGAGGACTTCCGTAAGGAGATCAAAACCCTCAGCATGATGTCTTGCGACTACATCGTCAAGTACAAAGGGGTCTGCTATAGCATGG GGCGGCTCAACATGAGTTTGGTGATGGAATATTTACCACATGGAAGTCTTATCGTATACACAGAAAACAACAGACACAACATCAACACCCGGCGCTTGCTGCTATTTGCGTCGCAGATCTGTAAG GGCATGGCGTACCTGCAGACGTTACGTTATGTGCACAGAGACCTAGCAGCCAGAAATATCCTCGTGGCTAGCGAATCATTGGTGAAAATTGCTGATTTTGGACTGACCAAGATTGTTCCTTTGGACAAAGAGTACTACAGAGTCAAACAGCCAGGAGAAAGCCCCATCTTCTG GTATGCCCCAGAATCCATCAATGATTTCAGATTCTCCCAAAAGTCAGATGTGTGGAGTTTTGGAGTTGTTCTTCATGAGCTCTTTTCCTACTGCGATACGGACGCCAACCCCAAAAAA CTGTGTATTCAGAGGATCGGGACCAACGTGCATGGATTATCCATTTCAATCCATCTGCTCAATATCCTCAAGGACAATTGGAGGTTGCCCCCCCCTCCGAACTGCCCGCCCAAG GTCTACGGTTTGATGAGGCAGTGCTGGGTTTACAACTTTGAGGAGAGGCCCTGTTTCTCCAGTCTGGAGGATCAAATAGAAGTCATCATGCGCGAAGAGAGAGAGAACCTGAGAGGCTGA
- the LOC133503367 gene encoding N-acetyllactosaminide beta-1,3-N-acetylglucosaminyltransferase 3-like isoform X2 encodes MIHLRPRTWLLFGSLSVLIIHLLIDLIDRKNIHFQAVMGEHHNTVVETANKTLSFTWPREACHQNMSVANISGFAALPGGIKDFLYYRHCRQFPMLLDLPQKCGGADQSSDVFLLLVIKSSPANYDRREVLRKTWAEERLHNGVWIRRVFLSGTTNHGFEKMRLNKLLQIEQHEYKDILQWDFADSFYNLTLKQVLFLEWMERNCPNARFLLNGDDDVFANTDNMVEFLQSLQDNDGSKHLFTGHLIQNVGPIRLPESKYYIPVQVQESDSYPPYCGGGGFLLSGYTASVIYKMSRSITILPIDDVYMGMCLAKAGIGPSSHMGVKTAGLYIPASNLDGYDPCYYKEMLLVHRFLPAQMYLMWHRIHDHAHKCGPSGEKTPAVIHK; translated from the coding sequence ATGATACACTTGAGACCCCGTACATGGTTGCTGTTTGGAAGTCTAAGTGTGCTTATCATCCATCTGCTTATAGATTTGATTGACCGTAAGAACATTCACTTCCAAGCAGTCATGGGAGAGCATCACAATACAGTAGTGGAGACCGCCAACAAAACCTTATCCTTCACCTGGCCAAGGGAAGCTTGTCACCAAAACATGTCTGTCGCCAACATCTCAGGCTTTGCTGCTCTCCCTGGTGGTATTAAAGACTTTCTGTACTATCGCCACTGCCGGCAATTCCCTATGCTGCTGGACCTTCCTCAAAAATGTGGCGGAGCCGATCAATCAAGCGATGTTTTCCTACTACTGGTCATTAAAAGCTCTCCCGCAAACTACGATCGCCGGGAGGTGCTGCGCAAGACGTGGGCTGAGGAGCGATTACATAACGGGGTCTGGATCAGACGAGTTTTTCTTTCGGGTACGACGAATCACGGTTTTGAGAAGATGAGGCTCAACAAGCTCCTTCAAATAGAGCAGCACGAGTACAAAGACATCCTCCAGTGGGACTTCGCTGACTCCTTCTACAACCTCACCTTGAAACAAGTGCTTTTCCTGGAGTGGATGGAAAGAAACTGTCCGAACGCTCGCTTCTTGTTAAATGGTGACGATGACGTTTTTGCCAACACTGACAATATGGTGGAATTCCTCCAGAGCCTTCAAGACAACGACGGGAGCAAACATCTCTTCACTGGTCACCTGATCCAGAATGTAGGGCCCATTAGGTTACCCGAGAGCAAGTATTACATTCCGGTTCAAGTGCAGGAGTCGGACTCCTATCCACCGTATTGTGGGGGCGGGGGCTTCCTGCTGTCAGGCTACACAGCTTCAGTCATATACAAGATGTCCCGATCCATTACCATTCTTCCCATAGATGATGTTTACATGGGAATGTGCCTTGCTAAGGCAGGGATCGGCCCAAGTTCCCATATGGGAGTGAAGACAGCGGGACTGTACATCCCTGCCAGCAATCTCGACGGATACGACCCTTGCTACTATAAGGAAATGCTGCTGGTCCACCGATTCCTTCCGGCCCAGATGTACCTCATGTGGCACAGAATACATGACCATGCTCACAAATGTGGTCcatctggggaaaaaacacCTGCAGTAATTCACAAATGA